DNA sequence from the Myxococcaceae bacterium JPH2 genome:
TCCGGCCCTGCCGAAGTCCCCCACCTCTGCGACGAGCAGCAAGGCCCAGGGACGCGCGCGAGCCACCCCCTAGGCGGAGCGCCGTCGACCGGAAGCGCCGTAGAGCGACTGGAGCGCCGCCCCCACGGCGCCCAGCCGCTGCCTCAGCGCTTCCGGCGCCAGCACCTCCACCGCCGCCCCCACCCCACAGAGCTGCGAGACCGCGATGGCCTCGCGCTCGAAGTCGAGCACCACCTGTCGCTTCCCTCGGAGCGCCGCGTCCAGCCGCGCGGCCTCCGAGGGCGGTCTCAGCGCACGCAGCGCCGCCACGCCGGCCTCCGTGCAGCGCAGGGTGACTTCATACCGGGGACGCTCGGTCGCGAACCGCGCGCACCAGTCCTTCCAGAAGCCATTCAGGTCGAAGTCCGCCGGGCGCGTGAAGCCCTGGGGCCGCCGCCGCGCGCCCTCGATGCGCGAGCCTCGGAACACGCGCGGCCCCTTCTCCGTCCCCGCCACCAGGTACCAACGGTCCGCCTTGATGACGAGCCCGTAGGGGTCCACCGGCCGTCGGGTGCGCGCGCCCTCGAAGTCCTGGTACGTCAACGTCACGCGCTGGTCCTGCCACGCGGCATCGCGCAGCACCCCCAGGTGAGGCACCCGCTCTCGCGTCGTGAACCACCCGGATGCATCCACGAGCAAGCGCTGCCGCGCGTGCTCCAGCGCCGGCTGCTGAAGCGAGGGCAGCGCCGCCGCCAGCTTCACCAACCCCGTGCGCAGCGGACCCGAAAGCCCCAGGTCCTCCAGCGCTCCCGGCGCGCCCACCGAGGCCAGCGCCTGAAGCTCCGGCCGCGTCAGCCCCGTGAGCTGCGTGCGCCAACCCTCCATCAGCGACACGCCACCGCCCGCGCCTCGCGTGGTGGTCACCGGGACACCCGCCGTGGACAGCGCTTCCAGGTCGCGCAGCACCGTGCGCCCGGACACCTGAAGCTCTCGCGCCAAGGCCCCCACGGTGCTCCGGGGGCGGGCTTGCAGCCGCATCAGCAAGTGCACGAGTCGATCGGCGCGCATGGGCGGACTCCTCCGGTCAGGCCCCGAAGCCTCGCCGGGGAAACATGACAATGGATGTCATCTTCACTGAGCCATCTTCGCGGTGGAAAGGAAACATCACCATGAAGCCACTCGAAGGACGGATTGCCCTGGTCGCAGGCGCGACGCGGGGCGCGGGGCGGGGAATCGCCACGATGCTGGGCGAGGCGGGGGCCACCGTGTACTGCACGGGGCGCAGCGTGCGCGGACACCTAGCCAGCGGCAGCCAGCGGCCAGAGACCCTCGAAGAGACGGCCGAGCGCGTGACGGCGCTGGGCGGCAAGGGCATCGCCGTGCGCGTGGACCACTCGGTGGAGGCGGAGGTGGAGGCGCTCGCTCAGCGCATCCGCTCCGAGGCCGGTCACCTGGACGTGCTCGTCAACGACATCTGGGGCGGCGAGTCACTGATGGAGCTGGGCCTGCCCTTCTGGAAGCAGTCCGCGCAGAAGGCGCGGCTCATGTTCGAGCGCGCCGTCTTCACGCACCTCCTCACCAGCCGTCACCTCGTGCCGATGATGGTGGAGCGCAACCAGGGCCTCATCGTCGAGGTGACGGACGGCGACTCGTTCGGGTACCGCGGCGCGGTCGCCTATGACGTCACGAAGATGGCGGTCATCCGCCTAGCGTTCGCGATGTCGCGCGACCTGCGGCGCACGAACGTCACCGCGCTCGCCGTCACCCCGGGCTTCCTCCGCTCGGAGGAGATGCTGGACTGCTTCGGCGTGACGGAGGCCAACTGGCGCGACGGCGCCCGGAAGGACCCCAACTTCATCGCATCCGAGACGCCCGCGTATGTGGGCCGGGCCGTGGCGGCGCTCGCGGCCGACCCGAACGTGAAGGCTCGAGCCGGCCGCGTCGTCGCGTCATGGACCCTGGCCCGTGAGTATGGCTTCACGGACCTGGATGGCACCCAGCCGCACTGGGCCGACCACTTCACGCGGACCTATCGCCAGCCGTACACCGTGGCGGACGACGCGGCATATGCCTCGTGGATGAACGGGGCGATTGAAGTCGTCGCCCCGGACTGGCCTCAATACTGAGCGGCGCTCAGGGACGCCTCAGCCCGCCTCTTCTCGGAGGGACGAGGCGTCTCGGCCCGCGCGCCACGCATAGCCGGTGAACAAGTCCCGGCCGTCCTTCACGGTGAGCAGCACGCGGATGTCCTTGAGCGTGTGCTGGGACACCGTGAGCGGATTGCTGGAGAGCACCACCAGGTCCGCGCGCTTGCCCGGCTCGATGGTGCCCTTCGTGCCCTCTTCCGAGTAGAGGATGGCGTTGCCCACGGTGAGCGCCTTGAGCGCCTCCATCACGGCGATGCGCTGCTCCTCGCCCACCACCACGCCCGTCAGGCTGGTGCGGTTCACCGCCGCGTCCACCAGCAGCATGGGCTCCAGCGGAATCACCGGCGCGTCCGAGTGGATGGACAACGGCATCCCGCGCTTCAGCGTGGACGCCAGCGGGCTGATGCGCAGCGCGCGCGCCGGCCCCAGCGTCTCCTGCATGTGCCAGTCGCCCCAGTAGTACGTGTGCGCGTTGAAGTAGCTGGGGAGGATGCCCAGGTCGCGCATCGCATCCAGTTGGTCCTCGCGCACCGTCTGCGCGTGGATCATCACCGGCCGCAGCGCCTTGGGGCCCTGCAGCGTGCGCGCCTTGCGCACGGCCGAGATCATCATGTCCGCGGCCGCGTCCCCGTTGCAGTGCACCAGGAGCTGGAGCCCCTCCGCGTAGGCCCGGTCGAACCAGCCGTCCAGCTCCTCCTGGCTCACCACCGGCTCGCCCCGGTATGACTCGGGCTTGCCCTCCGGCGGCTTCACGTACGGCTGCGTGAGGTAGGCCGTCTTGCCCTGCGGCGAGCCGTCCGCGGTGATCTTCACGCCGCCCACCTTGAGGCGCCCCACGTAGGTGCCCACGTGCTTGCGCGCCTTGAAGTCGGCCAGCAGTCCTGGCGACGACGACGCGGCGCCTCGGGGCTCGCGGTCACAGTCATGCCGGTGCGGCACGCGCGAGGAGCTGCGCACCGGGTGCTGCACGAGCGTGTCTCCCACCGTGGTCCACTTCGGATACGCGACGATGTCGATGAGCAGCCGATGCTGTCGCGCCGCCTCTTCCAACAGCGCCAGCGAGGCCGGCGATGTCTGTCCTTCCTGCGCGGTGGTGATGCCCCGGCTGGCGTAGTGCCATTGGACATCCTCCAGCGTGGTCAGCTGCTCCTCGGGCGTCTTCGGCGGCAGGTGCGCCAGGAGCCCGAAGACCGCTTGCTCCGTCACCACGCCGGTGGGCTCGCCCTTGTCGTCGCGCCAGATGGAGCCGCCCGGCGGATCCTCCACGCCCTTCACGTAGCCGGCCTGGGTCAACGCCAGGTGGTTGGCCGTGGCCAGGTGCCCGGAGACGTGGATGAGGACCAGCGCGTGCGTGGTGGAGACGCGATCCAGTTCGTCCGCCAGCGGGTGACGCTTCTCCTTGAGCCGAGAGTCGTCATACCCCACCGCCACGATGGTGGAGCCCGGCGGCGGCGCGTGCGCCTCCAGGTGCAGCCGCAGCCGGTCCAGGATGTCCTCCAGGCTCGCGACCTCACCCGCCGGAGGAGGGCTCAAGTCCGGCCAGCCCCAGGTGTCCACCATGGCGCCCAGGTGCGAGTGGCCATCCACGAAGCCCGGCAACATCGTGCGGCCTCGCAGGGACACCACCTCCGTGTTCGGCCCGCGGTGGCGCAGCACCGCGTCACGCGTGCCCACCGCGAGAATCGTGTCGCCCTTCAAGGCCACGGCCTCTGCCGTGGGCTGGGCGTCATTCATCGTCAGGATGGTGCCGCCCTCGAAGATGCGGTCAGCGATGGGGACGGGGGTCTCAGCGGAGGGGCGTTTCGTGGTCATTCAGGGGACTCGGGGCAGAAGTGGAAAACATGCTCCGCCGAGCAAGGTGTCCCGTGAGCGTCACAGCGTCCATCGCCCCCCAGGGTCGCGAAGGGTTGTCTTTGCACTCGTTCAGCGTCCGAGAAACCAAGACAGCCCTTCGGACCGGATGTCTGGAATTCGACGCGCTCAGTAATGGACGGAGAGCGTGACGCCGCTGTAGGCCGAATAGCCTTTCAGGAGAATCCACTGCGTGCCCGCGGGCAGGGTACCCGCCAGGGTGCATGTTTCATTGCTACCCGACAGGTACGGACGGCAGTCATACAGGGTCGGCGTGGGCGCGAATCCGAAGCGCGTGTAGAGGTCCGCGTCTCCCGTGGCGCCGCTGGTGATGCGCACCGTGGCCGAGGTGTTGGCCGGCACGTTCAAGCAGTAGTACTTCTCCGAGCCCGAGGCGCCAGACAGCCCGGTCACCTGCGCGTCATTGGCCAGCGTGGTGCAAGTGACGGGAGGCGGCACGGCGCCCAGCCCCACGGCCTCCCACGCCGCGTCCACGGCGAGCTGCACGGACATGTCGTAGCCCAGGTCCGAGGCCACCTGCTTCAAGAGGATCCGCGCCTGGGCGAAGTTGGTGGAGGCGACGAAGTAGTCGTCGTTGGCGCGATACATGATGCGCGCGGCCTTCTCGATGCCGATGCCCGGCACGTTCACCGTCGACCTGCCTCGCGGGTGCGTGCCGCCGGTGGACAGCAGCTTGAACGCCAGGCTCGGGATGCCCGAGCCGTAATGCGGGTCGATGGTGGGCGAGAAGTCCGGGTAGTAGTCCAGCGAGTCCCCATCCCGCTTGGGGTCCTGCATGTAGCGCAAGGCGTCCCCGGCGATGGGCGGCGTCCAGACAGCCTCGCCAATCTTCCAGATGTCCTCGCCCATGCTCCACGTGCCCGAGGCCAGGCTCTGGCAGGTGGCGGTGAAGATGTCCGAGATGGACTCGTTGAGCGCGCCGGACTCGCCCACGGAGTCGAGGTTGGACGACGTCTCCGTGATGGCGTGGGTGAGCTCGTGCACGACGGGTTCCGCATCCATGCACGGCGAGCTCAGGTTGACCCCGTCGCCGTCGCCACACATCAACTGGGTCCCATCCCAGTAGGCGTTCGCGTAGTTCGTCATGTAGTTCACGGTCGCCACCAGCTTCGCGCCCGAGTTGTCGAAGGAGTCCCGTTGGAAGAGGGTGTTGAAGCAGTTGTAGAACTCACCCAGCTTCGCGAGCGGAACGTCGAGCGTGGGGTCCCACGCGGGAATCCCCTCGACGGCGCACTTGTGCGACTTCCATGAGCAGACCTCGCGCCGGAGCAGGGTGCGAATCTCCGAGCGGCGCCTCACCACCGCGGCGTCCTCCGCGCCCACGTAGACGCGGGCCTTCACCGGCGTCCCGTCTTCCTCCTCGCCCGTCACCCTCACCTCGAAGGCGCGCACCAGCGCGGCCTCGGGCGTGGGCCGCAAGAAGACCTCGCGCGGCGGGCTCGCCTCGCGCGCTCCGGGCGTGGACGTGAGGGCCACCCGCACCGCGGCCTCGGGGGCGATGCGGGCCGCCGCGGGCTCGGGCTCGCCGTCTCGCGCCGAGCCGTTCACCGCGTAGAGCCTCCCCGTCGCGTCGAGGTGGACGCGCAGCGCCTCGCCCACCACGGGGAGGCCCGCCTTCACCTGCGCGTAGCGCACGTGCACGTTGCCCTGCGCGTCCTGCCGCACGTCCTGGGGCACCACGTCCGCCAGCTCGAGCCGGAACACTGGCAGCGCCCGCGCCAGCGCCGGCTCCAGCAGCGCATGGGCCTGCCGCGCCGAGGCGCCCGAGAGCCCTCGTCCCGCGGTGCCCAGGTCTCCCTTCACGAAGGTGGGCACCCCATCCGGGTGCGCGTCCAGGACGTGAGCATCCGGCAGCGCGCTCAACGCCGATGCGAGGCTCTCCGTGTCCGGGGCTGCCTTGGGGGCATCCTCCATCCCACACGCCGAGACACCGAGCGCCAAGCCGGCCCACAACCCATACGTCTTCCGCTGCATGGACTTCCTCCTGGTGACAGGTTCGAGAAGCCCACCCATTTAAACACAATTTACGGCTATTTACCGTCTATCTCGTTCAATGGCAGACAGGGCTCAGGGGCGCGCGGCGTCCTCGCGGCGGTGGGCCTCCACTTCGGAGACCTCCTCCCAGCGAATCCAGCCGGCGCGGGCGGCGTGGCGGGCCGCCGACACGGTGTCATCCACGGAGCGCATCTCGCTGCCCGCCGCGCGGATGTCCTCGGCGATGAGGGCCAGCTCGGCTTCGCGGCGCGGGTGGTGGGGCACCTTGCGGATGTAGACGCAGCGGATGCGGCCCGGGAACTCGCGGACGATGGCGCGGTAGTGCTCGGCGTCCTCCTGACCGCTGTCGCCAATCAGGATGAACGGCATCGCGGGCAGCGTGGTGAGCACGCCGCGAATCTTCTCGCGCTTGTGTCCATGGCCCCCGCCGGGCGCGAAGCCATGACGAGACAGGCCCCAGTCGCGCAGCAGCAGCGGGCCCGCCGGGATGCGGTGCAGCGCGAAGAACTCGTCCAGGTGCTCGTAGAGGTTCCACGGGCTGCTGGAGACATAGAACAGCGGGTTGCCCGCCGATCCCGAGGCCCCCGCCTGCAGCGCCGCGTAGAAGGCGTCCACGCCGGGGAAGGGCAGCCGCACGCGGTGGTCGCTGAGGAACAGCGCGTGCGCGCGTTGGAACACGTCGGTGACGCCCGTGACGATGACGGTGTCGTCGATGTCGCTGATGATGCCCAGCTCCGCGCTCGGGCCCGCCACATTCACCGGGGCGAGCACGCGCGGGACGTTCTCCGGCTCGGGAGAGAGCAGCTCCAGCTCCACGTTGTGCCAGCCCGAGCGCACGCCCTCGGGCGGAGGCACCCACAGCTCCAGGAAGCCCTCTTCGTCCGTGACGCCTTCCCAGCGATGCTCACCCCAGCGCACCGCCACGCGCGCCCCGGGCACCTCGCGCGTCATGTACCGCTTGTAGGAGGCCACGGCGCTGCTCCACACCGTGTGGCGCTCCTGGCGCGGACTCACCTTCCGGTCCTCCAACACGCGCGCCTTGATGACCACCTGCTGGTGCGAGCCGTAGCCCCGGTACGGCAGGATGCGCAGCGGCGGAGCAATGCCCAGCCAGCGCCGGACCGCGCGGCTCAGCGCGTCGTAGCGAGCGTCCACCTGGACGGCGAAGCGAAAGAGCAGGGGCAGCAGATCGGCCATGGGGGGAGAGCAGCGAAGCGGGTCGCGGCCTCGAACTGTAGAGGAACTGCGTGGGCCCGTGGCGCCCGTTCACGCGTCCAGGGGGCGCTTCCTCCACCCCTCGTCCCCGATTTCCCACCCCTGGTCGGAACCTGC
Encoded proteins:
- a CDS encoding amidohydrolase — translated: MTTKRPSAETPVPIADRIFEGGTILTMNDAQPTAEAVALKGDTILAVGTRDAVLRHRGPNTEVVSLRGRTMLPGFVDGHSHLGAMVDTWGWPDLSPPPAGEVASLEDILDRLRLHLEAHAPPPGSTIVAVGYDDSRLKEKRHPLADELDRVSTTHALVLIHVSGHLATANHLALTQAGYVKGVEDPPGGSIWRDDKGEPTGVVTEQAVFGLLAHLPPKTPEEQLTTLEDVQWHYASRGITTAQEGQTSPASLALLEEAARQHRLLIDIVAYPKWTTVGDTLVQHPVRSSSRVPHRHDCDREPRGAASSSPGLLADFKARKHVGTYVGRLKVGGVKITADGSPQGKTAYLTQPYVKPPEGKPESYRGEPVVSQEELDGWFDRAYAEGLQLLVHCNGDAAADMMISAVRKARTLQGPKALRPVMIHAQTVREDQLDAMRDLGILPSYFNAHTYYWGDWHMQETLGPARALRISPLASTLKRGMPLSIHSDAPVIPLEPMLLVDAAVNRTSLTGVVVGEEQRIAVMEALKALTVGNAILYSEEGTKGTIEPGKRADLVVLSSNPLTVSQHTLKDIRVLLTVKDGRDLFTGYAWRAGRDASSLREEAG
- a CDS encoding SDR family NAD(P)-dependent oxidoreductase, which produces MKPLEGRIALVAGATRGAGRGIATMLGEAGATVYCTGRSVRGHLASGSQRPETLEETAERVTALGGKGIAVRVDHSVEAEVEALAQRIRSEAGHLDVLVNDIWGGESLMELGLPFWKQSAQKARLMFERAVFTHLLTSRHLVPMMVERNQGLIVEVTDGDSFGYRGAVAYDVTKMAVIRLAFAMSRDLRRTNVTALAVTPGFLRSEEMLDCFGVTEANWRDGARKDPNFIASETPAYVGRAVAALAADPNVKARAGRVVASWTLAREYGFTDLDGTQPHWADHFTRTYRQPYTVADDAAYASWMNGAIEVVAPDWPQY
- a CDS encoding WYL domain-containing protein, with the protein product MRADRLVHLLMRLQARPRSTVGALARELQVSGRTVLRDLEALSTAGVPVTTTRGAGGGVSLMEGWRTQLTGLTRPELQALASVGAPGALEDLGLSGPLRTGLVKLAAALPSLQQPALEHARQRLLVDASGWFTTRERVPHLGVLRDAAWQDQRVTLTYQDFEGARTRRPVDPYGLVIKADRWYLVAGTEKGPRVFRGSRIEGARRRPQGFTRPADFDLNGFWKDWCARFATERPRYEVTLRCTEAGVAALRALRPPSEAARLDAALRGKRQVVLDFEREAIAVSQLCGVGAAVEVLAPEALRQRLGAVGAALQSLYGASGRRRSA
- a CDS encoding M4 family metallopeptidase → MQRKTYGLWAGLALGVSACGMEDAPKAAPDTESLASALSALPDAHVLDAHPDGVPTFVKGDLGTAGRGLSGASARQAHALLEPALARALPVFRLELADVVPQDVRQDAQGNVHVRYAQVKAGLPVVGEALRVHLDATGRLYAVNGSARDGEPEPAAARIAPEAAVRVALTSTPGAREASPPREVFLRPTPEAALVRAFEVRVTGEEEDGTPVKARVYVGAEDAAVVRRRSEIRTLLRREVCSWKSHKCAVEGIPAWDPTLDVPLAKLGEFYNCFNTLFQRDSFDNSGAKLVATVNYMTNYANAYWDGTQLMCGDGDGVNLSSPCMDAEPVVHELTHAITETSSNLDSVGESGALNESISDIFTATCQSLASGTWSMGEDIWKIGEAVWTPPIAGDALRYMQDPKRDGDSLDYYPDFSPTIDPHYGSGIPSLAFKLLSTGGTHPRGRSTVNVPGIGIEKAARIMYRANDDYFVASTNFAQARILLKQVASDLGYDMSVQLAVDAAWEAVGLGAVPPPVTCTTLANDAQVTGLSGASGSEKYYCLNVPANTSATVRITSGATGDADLYTRFGFAPTPTLYDCRPYLSGSNETCTLAGTLPAGTQWILLKGYSAYSGVTLSVHY
- a CDS encoding DUF2183 domain-containing protein, with product MADLLPLLFRFAVQVDARYDALSRAVRRWLGIAPPLRILPYRGYGSHQQVVIKARVLEDRKVSPRQERHTVWSSAVASYKRYMTREVPGARVAVRWGEHRWEGVTDEEGFLELWVPPPEGVRSGWHNVELELLSPEPENVPRVLAPVNVAGPSAELGIISDIDDTVIVTGVTDVFQRAHALFLSDHRVRLPFPGVDAFYAALQAGASGSAGNPLFYVSSSPWNLYEHLDEFFALHRIPAGPLLLRDWGLSRHGFAPGGGHGHKREKIRGVLTTLPAMPFILIGDSGQEDAEHYRAIVREFPGRIRCVYIRKVPHHPRREAELALIAEDIRAAGSEMRSVDDTVSAARHAARAGWIRWEEVSEVEAHRREDAARP